The Candidatus Thermoplasmatota archaeon genome segment AGAACTCTAGAGAGGTTGAGGCTGCTCTTAAAAAGAATTTTATTATGGGTGCCCACAAAGCATATTATCATTTCAAAGCTATTGAGGATCATCCTGTTATCTTTGTTTCAATGATGGATAAAGGTGATGTTGAGAATATTTTCAGGTTTAAACCTGCGCAGAACCCTGATGTTGCTCTAAAAAAAGCGTTTGATATAGCTGGTAAAGACGCAAAAGTTCTGGTAGTACCAAATGGTACCACAACTTTTCTTGTATAATGTTTATATAACACCTATACGTTTTTTTTTTGTAAAAAAAATTTGGTTAACTATTAAATTGGGAGGTAAAAATAGTATGATTGATATTGAACTTAAAACTGTTGATATTGAGAAACCAGAGGGTATAAATTTCATCCTGGGGCAGACACATTTCATAAAATCAGCTGAAGACTTATATGAGGTTATGGTGAACTCTGTGCCAAACGGGAAATTTGGTATAGCATTCTGCGAGGCTAGTGGTGCATGCAAAATAAGAACTGAGGGGAATGATAAGGATCTTAAAAAACTCGCGGAAAAAAACGCGTTAAACATAGGAGCAGGGCACTCATTCATAGTTTTTATGAAGGATTGCTATCCACTAAACGTGTTAAACGCTATAAAAAATGTTCCAG includes the following:
- a CDS encoding adenosine-specific kinase, whose translation is MIDIELKTVDIEKPEGINFILGQTHFIKSAEDLYEVMVNSVPNGKFGIAFCEASGACKIRTEGNDKDLKKLAEKNALNIGAGHSFIVFMKDCYPLNVLNAIKNVPEVCTVFCATANPTKVVIAESENGRGIIGVIDGFLPKGVENKEEFAWRKKFLRDIGYKL